A genomic window from Sulfurimonas paralvinellae includes:
- the pstC gene encoding phosphate ABC transporter permease subunit PstC gives MEKLFQKISFTSASLVLALLLGIFVTLFLQAKPAIDEFGFNFIVDKRWNQEVPLTQTGNLTQDTTTVVQTPEAAEDDDMIADEDDMILDEDDEDETATKTVYGGLVPILGTIFSTLIALAFALPIAMGIAVFLAEMASKNVAKYVGIAIELLAAIPSIIFGMWGLYYFAPIISDIFGGFQVSLLTAGLVLGVMILPFMAAITRDSMNTTPDVLKESAYALGATKFEVVKDVIFPFSKVGIIGSIILALGRALGETMAVAFLIGAVYSIPEKITDPTISIPVAMALNFGEASGLGENALFYLGLILFILSFAFIAFAKFYFLKRSRV, from the coding sequence ATGGAAAAACTCTTTCAAAAGATCTCATTTACCAGTGCCTCTTTGGTACTCGCACTGTTACTTGGAATTTTTGTAACTCTCTTTTTACAGGCAAAACCAGCGATTGATGAATTTGGCTTCAATTTTATTGTAGATAAACGATGGAATCAGGAAGTACCTCTCACGCAGACTGGCAACCTCACGCAAGACACAACTACAGTCGTACAAACACCGGAAGCTGCAGAAGATGATGATATGATCGCTGATGAAGACGATATGATCCTTGATGAAGATGACGAAGATGAAACAGCCACAAAAACAGTTTATGGTGGTCTGGTTCCAATTCTCGGAACGATTTTCTCAACACTCATCGCCCTTGCTTTCGCACTGCCTATCGCCATGGGAATCGCTGTCTTTTTAGCAGAGATGGCTTCGAAAAATGTTGCCAAATATGTTGGTATAGCCATTGAGCTTTTGGCCGCTATTCCGAGTATTATCTTTGGAATGTGGGGACTGTACTATTTTGCTCCTATCATCTCCGATATATTCGGTGGTTTTCAGGTATCACTTCTTACGGCCGGTCTTGTACTTGGTGTTATGATTCTGCCGTTTATGGCAGCCATTACCCGTGACTCGATGAACACTACACCGGATGTTTTAAAAGAGTCAGCCTATGCACTTGGAGCGACAAAGTTTGAGGTCGTCAAAGATGTCATCTTTCCATTCTCAAAAGTTGGTATCATCGGTTCCATCATTTTGGCTTTGGGTCGCGCGCTTGGTGAGACAATGGCCGTTGCATTTCTTATCGGTGCGGTTTACTCCATTCCCGAAAAGATCACCGATCCTACTATTTCCATTCCTGTCGCGATGGCACTTAACTTTGGTGAAGCAAGCGGTCTTGGTGAAAATGCACTCTTTTATCTCGGACTTATTCTCTTTATCTTGAGCTTTGCATTTATCGCTTTTGCAAAATTCTATTTCCTAAAAAGGAGCAGAGTATGA
- the pstS gene encoding phosphate ABC transporter substrate-binding protein PstS encodes MTKVIKLALATSVLAGSLMANDVLNGSGASFPYSVYNAWTKAYYKTTGNKVNYISKGSSKGIKDAKARAVDFAGTDKPLSPKVLKKNGLYQFPGVVGAITMGYNLPGVDNLKLSRAAIVAISEGKVAYWDDAVITSTNKGLKLPHKPVTFVHRADGSGTTFNYTYFLSKVSKEWRHTYGAKKSLNWPGHQHIGGNKNTGVASLIKQTPFSVGYIDYADAKHNDIVMASVENKAGKFIKPSLKAFQAAAAKADLNPKKDFYSVIADPKGADSYPIVAATFVLVPKEKPATDKKVTAFYDWAYKNGQDIAKGLGFVPLPDSLTDKIRKYWEAKGIK; translated from the coding sequence ATGACAAAAGTAATCAAACTTGCTCTTGCAACTTCAGTTTTAGCCGGCAGTCTTATGGCTAACGACGTTCTGAACGGTAGTGGTGCTTCATTTCCATACAGTGTTTACAATGCATGGACAAAGGCATACTATAAAACTACGGGGAACAAAGTAAACTATATCTCAAAAGGTTCTTCTAAAGGAATCAAAGATGCAAAAGCTCGTGCAGTTGATTTTGCAGGAACTGACAAACCTTTAAGCCCGAAAGTTTTGAAGAAAAACGGTCTTTACCAATTTCCTGGTGTTGTCGGTGCGATTACAATGGGTTACAACCTTCCGGGTGTTGACAATCTTAAACTAAGCCGTGCAGCTATCGTTGCCATCTCTGAGGGGAAAGTCGCTTATTGGGATGATGCTGTTATTACTTCAACGAATAAAGGCCTTAAACTACCACATAAACCAGTTACATTCGTTCACCGTGCAGACGGTTCAGGAACTACCTTTAACTACACATATTTTCTTTCAAAAGTATCAAAAGAGTGGAGACACACATACGGTGCAAAAAAATCACTTAACTGGCCGGGACATCAACACATCGGTGGAAACAAGAACACAGGTGTTGCAAGTCTTATCAAACAAACACCATTCTCTGTTGGTTACATTGACTATGCTGATGCAAAACACAACGACATCGTGATGGCTTCAGTTGAAAACAAAGCTGGAAAATTTATCAAACCCTCCCTTAAAGCATTCCAAGCAGCAGCAGCAAAAGCTGATCTTAATCCTAAAAAAGATTTCTACTCTGTAATCGCTGATCCTAAAGGTGCGGATTCTTATCCGATCGTTGCTGCAACATTTGTTCTTGTACCGAAAGAAAAACCGGCGACAGATAAAAAAGTTACAGCTTTTTATGACTGGGCTTATAAAAATGGTCAAGATATCGCAAAAGGTTTAGGTTTTGTTCCACTACCGGACTCTTTAACTGATAAAATCAGAAAATACTGGGAAGCAAAAGGGATTAAATAA
- the pstB gene encoding phosphate ABC transporter ATP-binding protein PstB yields the protein MNVMKIKKFSFTYAGVDHPSLRNITLPIEQNKITALIGPSGCGKSTLLRSMNRIHDLYPGNKYDGKIDLLDEETGKYKNILNIKKENEFIELRQKVGMIFQKPTPFPMSIFDNVAYGLKIAGIKNKSELADRVEASLKGSALWKEVSDRLDKSAMGLSGGQQQRLCIARAVAVKPEVLLFDEPTSALDPISTGAIEELIVELKKEVSIAIVTHNMQQASRISDYTAFMYLGDLIEFDKTENIFLNPKEKQTEDYITGRFG from the coding sequence ATGAATGTAATGAAAATAAAAAAATTCTCTTTTACCTATGCCGGTGTTGACCACCCGTCACTTAGAAATATCACTCTGCCGATAGAACAAAATAAGATCACGGCACTTATCGGTCCAAGCGGATGTGGTAAATCGACACTGCTTCGCTCTATGAACCGTATCCATGATCTCTATCCGGGTAACAAATATGACGGGAAGATCGATCTTTTAGACGAAGAGACAGGAAAATATAAGAATATCCTTAATATAAAAAAAGAGAATGAGTTTATTGAACTGCGTCAAAAAGTCGGTATGATCTTTCAAAAACCGACACCGTTTCCAATGAGCATCTTTGACAATGTCGCCTATGGTCTCAAAATTGCCGGCATCAAAAACAAAAGCGAGCTTGCAGACCGTGTTGAAGCTTCTCTCAAAGGCTCAGCACTATGGAAAGAGGTGTCAGACAGACTCGACAAGTCAGCTATGGGACTCTCAGGTGGACAGCAGCAGCGTCTCTGCATTGCACGCGCCGTTGCCGTAAAACCGGAAGTCCTGCTCTTTGATGAACCGACATCAGCGCTTGACCCGATCTCTACGGGAGCTATCGAAGAGTTGATAGTCGAGCTTAAAAAAGAGGTCAGTATTGCCATTGTTACGCATAATATGCAGCAGGCAAGCCGCATCAGCGACTATACAGCTTTTATGTATCTTGGCGATTTAATAGAGTTTGATAAAACAGAAAACATCTTCTTGAATCCAAAAGAGAAACAGACAGAAGATTATATTACAGGGAGATTTGGATAA
- the pstA gene encoding phosphate ABC transporter permease PstA: MRLLINKIFLSLSILSALIGLAFLGWILVTIFIHGISSLHLSLFLNDLVDGGLRNLIIGQLVLAGLAGAIGIPLGMLAGIYTREYGHGKYAEIIRDLSDIMMSAPSIVIGAFVYAFAVAPFGGANGFAGVIALSIMMIPIIINTTDSMLSLVPKELREAGVALGASRYRVILDIVIKAAKVGIMTGVLLAFARIAGETAPLLFTSETSNYFSLDLTSSFPSLTVSIYNLANEPQESSRDLAWAASFILTMLVLIINLSGRYITRNKK; encoded by the coding sequence ATGAGACTTTTAATAAACAAGATATTCCTCTCTCTTTCTATCCTTTCCGCACTTATCGGTTTGGCTTTTTTAGGTTGGATTTTAGTAACGATCTTCATTCACGGCATCAGTTCTCTACACCTGAGCCTCTTTTTAAACGACCTCGTTGACGGCGGACTTCGTAACCTTATCATAGGACAACTGGTTCTAGCAGGTTTAGCAGGTGCTATCGGTATACCGCTTGGAATGCTTGCCGGTATCTATACACGTGAGTATGGTCATGGAAAATATGCCGAAATCATCAGAGACCTCAGTGATATCATGATGTCTGCGCCTTCCATTGTCATCGGTGCTTTTGTATACGCTTTTGCCGTTGCACCGTTTGGCGGTGCGAACGGATTTGCCGGTGTCATTGCACTCTCCATTATGATGATCCCGATTATCATCAATACAACCGATTCTATGCTCTCCCTTGTTCCAAAAGAGCTGCGTGAGGCCGGTGTAGCACTGGGGGCATCACGTTACAGAGTCATTTTGGATATTGTCATCAAAGCTGCGAAAGTGGGAATCATGACGGGTGTTTTGCTTGCATTTGCAAGAATAGCAGGAGAGACGGCACCGCTGCTCTTTACTTCTGAGACAAGCAACTACTTCTCGCTCGATCTTACTTCAAGTTTTCCATCGTTGACAGTAAGTATCTATAACCTTGCAAACGAACCGCAGGAATCAAGTCGTGACCTTGCATGGGCAGCGTCATTCATACTTACTATGCTTGTACTCATCATCAATCTCAGTGGTAGATATATCACAAGAAACAAAAAATAA